From one Candidatus Eisenbacteria bacterium genomic stretch:
- a CDS encoding TraR/DksA C4-type zinc finger protein: MNKKDLKHFEKRLMEEREEVLVQLAHLEKDVLNQTLKDSSGDVSAYTFHMADLGTDAMEREKSFLFASAEGRLLYHINEALRRLYKEEYGNCESCGQPISPERLEVVPHARLCIKCKEKEEKAGQ, translated from the coding sequence GTGAACAAGAAAGATCTTAAGCACTTCGAGAAGAGGCTGATGGAAGAGAGAGAAGAAGTGTTGGTGCAGTTGGCTCATTTGGAGAAAGATGTGCTGAACCAGACGCTGAAGGACTCTTCGGGCGACGTCTCGGCATACACGTTCCACATGGCCGACCTCGGTACCGACGCCATGGAGAGGGAGAAGTCGTTTCTCTTCGCCTCGGCGGAAGGAAGGCTGCTGTATCACATCAACGAGGCCTTGAGGAGACTCTACAAAGAGGAGTACGGGAACTGCGAGTCTTGCGGCCAGCCCATTTCTCCGGAAAGACTCGAGGTGGTCCCCCACGCAAGGCTTTGCATAAAGTGCAAGGAGAAAGAAGAGAAGGCCGGGCAGTGA
- a CDS encoding ATP-binding protein — translation MNASRNSSIKLIIPGSLEFLRVVDRVSDTVADYVGFDEDEKNAIAISVIEASTNAIQHGCGCSDAKHVILSYQIEENLLRVTVLDPGAGFDPSCVKCQLDEAAVESRGRGLAIIKSLMDEVVFEFEGGTSVTMVKRKGSASEKTGT, via the coding sequence GTGAACGCTAGCCGCAATTCTTCCATAAAGCTGATAATACCCGGCAGCTTGGAGTTTCTTCGTGTGGTTGACAGGGTGAGCGACACCGTGGCCGACTACGTCGGGTTTGACGAGGACGAAAAGAATGCGATTGCGATATCCGTGATCGAGGCGAGCACGAACGCCATTCAGCACGGTTGCGGATGCAGCGATGCGAAACACGTGATTCTGTCATACCAGATCGAAGAAAACCTTCTAAGAGTCACCGTCTTGGATCCTGGCGCCGGTTTCGATCCCTCCTGCGTGAAGTGCCAGTTGGACGAGGCGGCGGTGGAATCCAGGGGAAGAGGGCTCGCGATAATCAAGTCATTGATGGACGAAGTAGTTTTTGAATTCGAGGGCGGAACCTCGGTGACGATGGTCAAGAGGAAAGGCTCTGCCTCGGAGAAGACCGGGACGTAG
- a CDS encoding DivIVA domain-containing protein, with the protein MRIAPVDIRNQQFKKVVRGADAEEVRIFLGIVADELEQVVNKERDLEQQVTALEAQVDEYKRVETALRDTLLTAERVSSESRENSRKEAELILRDAELKADRILDDASRRAGELRREIVDLKNQKDIYVARLRSLVETQLKILRFHSVDMEEQEEAISKLSESQRALRLDLEEARTGAASESDEGRGSAEPGEHDAEPEGVPYVEVRTTGGD; encoded by the coding sequence TTGAGAATCGCACCGGTTGACATTCGCAACCAACAGTTCAAGAAAGTTGTGCGGGGGGCAGACGCCGAGGAGGTGCGCATTTTTCTGGGCATTGTGGCTGACGAGCTGGAACAGGTGGTCAACAAGGAGAGAGATCTGGAGCAGCAGGTGACAGCACTCGAGGCGCAGGTGGACGAATACAAGAGGGTGGAGACGGCCCTTCGAGACACGCTCCTGACTGCCGAACGGGTGAGTAGCGAGTCGAGAGAAAACTCCAGGAAAGAGGCCGAGCTTATTCTGAGGGATGCGGAGCTCAAAGCGGATAGAATACTCGACGATGCTTCTCGCCGCGCCGGCGAGCTCAGAAGGGAAATCGTGGACCTGAAGAACCAGAAGGACATCTACGTTGCCCGACTTCGCTCTCTCGTGGAGACCCAACTCAAGATATTGAGATTTCATTCCGTGGACATGGAGGAACAGGAAGAAGCCATCTCGAAGCTCTCGGAGTCTCAGCGAGCCCTTCGGTTGGATCTTGAAGAAGCCAGAACGGGCGCCGCGTCTGAATCGGACGAAGGGCGAGGCTCCGCTGAGCCGGGGGAGCACGATGCCGAGCCGGAGGGCGTCCCGTACGTGGAAGTCCGCACAACCGGGGGAGACTAG
- a CDS encoding purine-nucleoside phosphorylase — translation MSDLKKKIDEAASFIRSNAKTSPVIGIILGTGLGQLADHLQAEVTIPYSDIPNFPVSTVEYHAGELVIGTLAGKAVVTMRGRVHYYEGYTMQEVAFPVRVMKAVGARVLILSSAVGAMNPDYEPGDFVIVRDHINLMGDNPLIGTNDDDLGPRFPDMSRAYDGDLIGLAQEAADREKVRAHRGVLVAVSGPNLETAAEYRFLRMTGADVVGMSVVPENLVAIHSGMRVLCLSVVTDKCVPEELEPADIAKILRVAEEAEPKLARIVMDVVSRI, via the coding sequence GTGAGCGATCTCAAGAAGAAAATCGACGAAGCCGCGTCTTTCATAAGGTCCAACGCCAAGACGTCGCCGGTAATCGGGATAATCCTGGGAACGGGACTGGGACAGCTTGCGGACCATTTGCAGGCAGAGGTCACGATTCCGTATTCCGATATCCCAAACTTCCCGGTTTCCACCGTGGAGTATCACGCCGGAGAACTTGTAATCGGGACGCTTGCGGGCAAGGCCGTCGTCACAATGCGGGGCAGAGTGCATTACTACGAAGGCTACACGATGCAAGAGGTGGCCTTCCCCGTCCGCGTGATGAAGGCAGTAGGGGCAAGGGTGTTGATCCTTTCGAGCGCCGTGGGCGCGATGAATCCCGACTATGAACCCGGCGATTTCGTGATCGTCCGCGATCACATAAACCTCATGGGTGACAATCCTCTCATCGGAACGAACGACGATGACCTCGGTCCCCGTTTTCCCGACATGAGTCGAGCCTACGACGGGGACCTCATCGGGCTGGCGCAGGAGGCGGCGGACAGGGAGAAGGTCAGGGCTCACAGGGGCGTGCTCGTCGCGGTCTCTGGTCCCAATCTTGAAACCGCGGCCGAATATAGATTTCTTCGCATGACCGGAGCAGACGTGGTGGGAATGTCCGTGGTCCCAGAGAATCTGGTCGCAATTCATTCCGGCATGAGAGTTTTGTGCCTCTCGGTCGTTACCGACAAGTGCGTGCCCGAAGAGCTTGAGCCAGCCGACATAGCAAAGATTCTCCGGGTCGCGGAGGAGGCGGAACCCAAGCTAGCTCGAATCGTAATGGACGTCGTGAGTCGCATCTGA
- a CDS encoding RluA family pseudouridine synthase, with protein sequence MPKILKKNIPHASEGKRLDVAVAALFPQITRSQAQRLIREGNVRVAGETAKSSQKVRAGQELTLTLVEPEASVHEAQPIPLDIVFEDKHLVVVNKPPGLVVHPGAGVKSGTLVNALLAHCGDLSGIGGVLRPGIVHRLDKGTSGLLVAAKTDQAHLSLAKQIAQREVARKYHLVVWGLLKESSGRIEAPIARHRIHRKKMAVDWQRGKKAATRFSVLERFCFATHATASLETGRTHQIRVHFSYLGHPVFGDPLYGGRTKAVSRLGGERRREASDMLGLIERPALHAAALTFRHPISGETLSFEIPLPADIQGLLEALRRGQQAIA encoded by the coding sequence ATGCCGAAAATCCTCAAGAAGAACATACCCCACGCCTCCGAGGGGAAAAGGCTTGACGTAGCGGTCGCCGCGCTCTTTCCTCAGATTACCCGCTCGCAAGCGCAGAGACTCATAAGAGAAGGCAACGTCAGGGTCGCCGGTGAGACGGCCAAGAGCAGCCAAAAAGTGAGGGCGGGCCAGGAACTGACGCTGACGCTGGTGGAACCGGAAGCCAGCGTGCACGAGGCCCAGCCAATTCCGCTTGACATAGTTTTTGAGGACAAGCACCTTGTGGTTGTGAACAAGCCTCCTGGGCTCGTAGTGCATCCAGGAGCCGGTGTGAAGAGTGGTACCCTCGTCAACGCACTTCTTGCCCACTGCGGAGACCTTTCCGGAATCGGCGGCGTCTTGCGTCCGGGCATAGTACACAGGCTCGACAAAGGAACCTCGGGCTTGCTGGTTGCCGCCAAAACGGATCAGGCGCATCTTTCGCTCGCAAAGCAGATTGCACAAAGAGAGGTTGCACGCAAGTACCATCTGGTCGTGTGGGGCCTCCTCAAAGAAAGCTCGGGAAGAATCGAAGCTCCCATCGCGAGACACAGAATTCACAGGAAAAAAATGGCAGTGGACTGGCAGAGGGGCAAGAAGGCGGCCACGCGTTTCTCCGTTCTCGAGCGGTTTTGCTTTGCCACTCACGCCACGGCTTCGCTTGAGACTGGAAGAACGCATCAAATAAGAGTACACTTTTCGTACCTGGGCCATCCCGTTTTTGGGGATCCACTGTACGGGGGTAGAACGAAGGCCGTTTCTAGGCTTGGCGGCGAAAGGAGAAGGGAGGCATCCGACATGCTCGGTTTGATCGAGCGTCCTGCGCTCCACGCCGCTGCGTTGACATTCAGGCATCCGATCAGCGGGGAGACGTTGTCCTTCGAGATCCCTCTTCCTGCTGACATCCAAGGACTCCTTGAAGCCTTGAGGAGAGGCCAACAGGCAATCGCGTGA
- a CDS encoding DUF167 domain-containing protein, giving the protein MSRKKDKSERDKTTRQTVGEGNRQKKTAERKSCLLKVRVQPGASRTEVKALMADGSVSVRLKAPPVEGRANVELTKLLCRVFELPECSVKIVRGLTSRHKSVAIRGMSEAEAAELVARALESGGLPDS; this is encoded by the coding sequence GTGAGCAGGAAAAAGGACAAGAGCGAACGCGATAAGACAACGAGACAAACCGTGGGAGAGGGGAACAGGCAGAAGAAAACCGCCGAAAGGAAGAGTTGCCTGTTGAAAGTCAGGGTTCAGCCCGGCGCTTCAAGAACGGAAGTCAAGGCTCTGATGGCCGACGGAAGCGTGAGCGTACGACTCAAGGCTCCTCCCGTAGAGGGAAGGGCGAACGTGGAACTCACGAAGCTGCTATGTCGAGTCTTTGAGCTACCCGAGTGCTCAGTGAAGATCGTGAGAGGGCTGACGTCAAGACACAAGAGCGTGGCCATCCGGGGGATGAGCGAAGCGGAGGCGGCAGAACTCGTTGCACGCGCGCTCGAGTCGGGCGGGCTGCCAGATTCGTGA
- the lspA gene encoding signal peptidase II gives MKGGQGSLKKFLFVLSGTLLLDQVSKLVVLRLMQPGQSIPLLTDFVRLTFVRNSGVVFGLLSGHRTPLILTTFLTILVLLFLIFRSRRSRPGMSFSLVLVLAGAIGNLIDRLRLGGVVDFIDVGWKSVRWPVFNVADTAVTVGVLLFLYHSLLTWHPAE, from the coding sequence GTGAAAGGGGGGCAGGGGTCGTTGAAGAAGTTCCTGTTTGTGCTTTCGGGCACGCTGCTGCTCGACCAGGTCTCGAAGCTCGTCGTGCTTCGCCTCATGCAGCCGGGCCAGTCCATACCCCTCCTCACAGACTTCGTGCGCCTCACTTTTGTTCGCAACTCCGGCGTCGTTTTCGGGTTACTTTCCGGACACAGAACTCCTCTCATTCTCACGACCTTTCTCACCATACTCGTTCTCCTGTTCCTTATCTTTCGGTCAAGAAGAAGTCGGCCCGGCATGTCCTTCTCCCTTGTCCTTGTTCTTGCAGGCGCAATCGGCAACCTGATTGATAGACTGAGGCTCGGCGGGGTGGTGGACTTCATCGACGTGGGCTGGAAGAGTGTGAGATGGCCCGTATTCAACGTGGCCGACACCGCAGTGACCGTGGGGGTGTTGCTCTTTCTTTACCATTCTCTTCTCACGTGGCACCCCGCAGAATGA
- a CDS encoding YggS family pyridoxal phosphate-dependent enzyme — MAESEIRARLDCLAERVESAAARAGRNPAEVTVVAVAKTIPVEVVEKAIELGVKHVGENRVQEASPKFDRIGRKVTWHMVGHLQTNKVKRALEIFDVIQSVDSVRLGGAISDRAAATGRTADVLLEVNTSGEATKYGFDPDELAGHVEQMCVLEGIRVRGLMTVGPLAEQPDDARGAFVLLRRLGEKISSLGFPNVDMSVLSMGMSGDFEVAIEEGATVIRVGTAVFGERR, encoded by the coding sequence ATGGCGGAATCTGAAATCAGAGCGAGACTCGATTGTCTGGCCGAGAGAGTGGAATCTGCCGCAGCGAGGGCCGGAAGGAATCCGGCAGAAGTAACCGTCGTGGCAGTCGCCAAGACCATTCCGGTCGAGGTTGTCGAAAAAGCAATAGAACTCGGTGTAAAGCACGTGGGCGAGAACAGAGTCCAGGAGGCTTCGCCCAAGTTCGACAGAATCGGCAGGAAGGTCACGTGGCACATGGTCGGGCATCTTCAGACCAACAAGGTGAAGCGTGCCCTGGAGATTTTCGACGTAATTCAGTCTGTCGACAGTGTGAGACTGGGCGGCGCCATAAGTGATAGGGCCGCGGCAACCGGGCGGACCGCGGACGTGCTTCTCGAAGTCAATACTTCCGGCGAAGCGACAAAGTACGGATTCGATCCGGATGAGCTCGCCGGTCACGTGGAGCAAATGTGTGTGCTCGAAGGTATCCGCGTGAGGGGACTCATGACGGTGGGCCCGCTTGCCGAGCAACCCGACGACGCGAGAGGCGCTTTTGTTCTGTTGAGAAGACTCGGCGAGAAGATTTCGAGCCTCGGCTTTCCGAACGTTGACATGAGTGTCCTTTCTATGGGAATGAGTGGAGATTTCGAGGTCGCAATAGAGGAAGGGGCGACCGTGATTAGGGTGGGTACTGCGGTTTTTGGAGAGAGACGGTAG
- the kdpC gene encoding K(+)-transporting ATPase subunit C: MKNLITEIRISLVATLCLATILCGVYPLSIWIVAQGLFPARANGSFVARGGTILGSSLIGQEFTDGKYFHPRPSAAGRGYDACSSGGSNLGPTSGKLIDAVGRRVVEYRRENSLSSDILVPADAVTSSASGLDPHISLRNALLQAPRVARARRLSERTIREQIEAHIQGRDLGILGEPRVNVLMLNLALDGASK; this comes from the coding sequence GTGAAGAATCTAATCACAGAAATCCGTATCTCACTCGTGGCAACGTTATGTTTGGCCACGATTTTGTGCGGGGTGTATCCGCTGTCAATATGGATTGTTGCTCAGGGGCTCTTCCCGGCCAGGGCGAACGGTTCGTTCGTCGCGCGTGGCGGAACGATCCTGGGGTCAAGCCTGATCGGGCAAGAGTTTACCGATGGTAAGTACTTTCACCCTCGCCCCTCGGCAGCAGGCCGGGGATACGACGCCTGCAGTTCCGGCGGCAGCAATCTTGGCCCCACGTCAGGAAAGCTGATTGACGCCGTCGGCCGACGCGTCGTGGAATATCGAAGGGAAAACAGTCTTTCTTCTGATATTCTGGTGCCCGCCGACGCCGTGACCTCATCGGCCAGCGGCCTGGATCCTCACATCAGTCTGAGGAATGCCTTGCTGCAGGCACCCCGTGTGGCGAGAGCCCGGCGATTGAGCGAGAGAACGATTCGCGAGCAGATCGAAGCGCACATCCAAGGTCGTGATCTCGGAATCCTCGGCGAACCCCGAGTGAACGTTCTCATGCTGAACCTGGCCCTGGATGGGGCGTCGAAATAG
- the ileS gene encoding isoleucine--tRNA ligase: MFESFGKDLTYAANEKKIIEFWKTASIFEKSLALRSQSPRFVFYEGPPTANGLPGVHHVMARTVKDLVCRYKTMQGFLVERKAGWDTHGLPVEIEVEQELNITSKDQIEKYGVKAFNRRCKESVFKYEKEWRQVTERIGFWLDLDHPYITCTNEYIESVWWLLKKFWDRGAIYRAHKILPYCPRCGTPLSSHEVSQGYRDVEDPSVYVRFRHKTEPGTSFLVWTTTPWTLISNVALAVHPEEKYVRVKTGGESLILARARIGALSSQYEIVEEFPGGKLEGSQYEPVFPFFASTPDAFRVETAEFVTMEDGTGIVHVAPAFGEDDYNLGREKSLPVLQPVDGEGRFTEDVTTWANVFVKDADKDIIRDLLNRGLLYGEEKVVHSYPFCWRCDSPLIYYARKSWYIRTTSYRDLMVECNSKVEWYPRDIGVSRFANWIENNVDWALSRDRFWGTPLNVWICEACAKEVCVGSIEELKNLGAVLPQDLDLHKPMVDELVLNCPACGGSMRRTPEVIDCWFDSGSMPYAQWHYPFENRDKFEQNFPADFISEGMDQSRGWFYSLLAISSFVSGESSFKSVVPIEMILDKNGQRMSKSRGNAAEPAEILEKEGADALRWYLVTTSPPWIPTKFDRDGVTEVASKFLGTLRNTCQFFVLYANIDGFRPSGAGPFEPKPCGTDSSGRSGAGGRPKVGYELSLIDRWIISKLNSLTRQVGGDLESYEITRAARAIQEFVIEDLSNWYIRKCRRRFWKSELGPDKLGAYETLYGVLNNVARLIAPIAPFVSEEIHQKIARKGNTSVPESVHLCDFPQFDESAIDSALEEKMRAVMDIISLGRALRNAARREIRGRALRNDAKFKIRQPLRAVYVVGAKRVAEEALAQFGDLVKEELNVKEVRIDKNVPEKAPQDDRSVTEYVAKPKFEALGPRFGKRVNEVAKVIKSLDQEGLQRIHSGGTVEIETSEGKVVLSSAEVEVTEKKKEGLELALESAALRCPVESEEQPVFGWGDREGTWGVWLTTKITDELRREGTVREFVHRLQSLRKTAGLEVSDRIVLYYEAGANLRSILEASRDYIASEALAESIEPALPGDVAGIADKQAKAIEGESLAERVEPALPKTEASGGFALEEWTLDGEKVKVALKKAE, from the coding sequence ATGTTTGAGAGTTTCGGAAAAGATCTGACGTACGCAGCGAATGAGAAGAAGATAATCGAATTCTGGAAGACTGCTAGCATTTTTGAAAAGAGCCTCGCCCTCAGGTCTCAATCGCCGCGCTTTGTCTTCTACGAAGGCCCGCCGACCGCCAACGGGCTTCCCGGCGTGCATCACGTGATGGCCAGGACGGTGAAGGACCTGGTCTGCCGCTACAAGACGATGCAGGGATTTCTGGTCGAGAGAAAGGCGGGGTGGGACACGCACGGCCTGCCCGTCGAGATCGAAGTGGAGCAGGAACTCAACATCACGAGCAAGGATCAAATCGAGAAATACGGTGTCAAAGCCTTCAACAGACGCTGCAAAGAAAGCGTCTTCAAGTACGAAAAGGAGTGGAGACAGGTAACGGAGAGGATCGGCTTCTGGCTGGACCTCGATCACCCATACATTACCTGCACGAACGAATACATCGAATCGGTCTGGTGGCTTCTCAAGAAATTCTGGGACAGAGGAGCCATCTACCGGGCGCACAAAATACTGCCGTATTGTCCGCGTTGCGGAACGCCCCTCTCCAGCCACGAGGTGTCACAGGGATACCGGGACGTCGAAGATCCCTCCGTCTACGTGAGATTCAGGCACAAGACGGAACCGGGCACGTCGTTCCTTGTCTGGACCACGACCCCGTGGACGCTCATCTCGAACGTGGCGCTGGCAGTTCATCCCGAAGAGAAATATGTGAGAGTGAAAACCGGCGGCGAGAGTCTCATTCTTGCCAGGGCGAGAATCGGCGCGCTGTCGAGTCAGTACGAGATCGTCGAGGAGTTCCCGGGAGGAAAGCTCGAGGGCAGCCAGTACGAGCCAGTGTTTCCTTTCTTCGCTTCCACCCCCGACGCCTTCAGGGTGGAGACTGCGGAGTTCGTGACGATGGAAGACGGCACGGGTATCGTGCACGTCGCCCCGGCCTTCGGCGAGGACGACTACAATCTGGGAAGGGAGAAAAGTCTCCCCGTGCTCCAACCCGTCGACGGGGAGGGGCGTTTCACGGAAGACGTCACGACGTGGGCCAACGTGTTTGTCAAAGACGCGGACAAAGACATAATTCGTGACCTGCTGAATCGCGGGCTCCTTTACGGAGAGGAGAAGGTGGTCCACTCGTACCCGTTCTGCTGGAGGTGCGATTCGCCGCTCATCTACTACGCAAGAAAATCGTGGTACATAAGGACCACGTCCTACAGGGATCTCATGGTCGAGTGCAATAGCAAGGTCGAGTGGTATCCGAGAGACATAGGGGTTTCCAGATTTGCAAACTGGATAGAGAACAACGTGGATTGGGCGCTCAGCAGAGACCGTTTCTGGGGCACTCCTCTCAACGTCTGGATCTGCGAGGCGTGCGCAAAGGAAGTCTGCGTCGGCAGCATAGAGGAACTGAAGAATCTTGGCGCCGTTCTTCCACAAGATCTCGATCTCCACAAGCCGATGGTGGACGAACTCGTTCTGAATTGCCCGGCGTGCGGCGGCAGCATGAGACGCACTCCCGAGGTGATAGACTGCTGGTTTGACTCCGGCAGTATGCCGTACGCTCAATGGCATTATCCTTTCGAGAACAGAGACAAGTTCGAGCAGAACTTTCCGGCCGACTTCATCTCCGAAGGCATGGACCAGTCGAGAGGTTGGTTCTACAGCCTCCTCGCCATTTCGTCTTTTGTCTCCGGAGAGTCCAGCTTCAAGAGTGTCGTCCCGATAGAGATGATTCTCGACAAGAACGGGCAGCGGATGAGTAAGTCGCGCGGCAACGCGGCGGAACCCGCCGAGATTCTCGAGAAAGAAGGCGCGGACGCCCTGCGTTGGTATCTTGTGACCACGAGTCCGCCCTGGATACCCACGAAATTCGACAGGGACGGCGTGACCGAAGTGGCCAGCAAGTTTCTAGGGACGCTGAGGAATACCTGCCAGTTCTTCGTGCTGTACGCCAACATTGACGGTTTCCGGCCTTCCGGCGCCGGCCCCTTCGAGCCCAAGCCTTGCGGCACGGATTCGTCGGGGCGATCTGGTGCAGGCGGGCGTCCGAAGGTCGGCTACGAGCTTTCCTTGATCGACAGGTGGATTATCTCCAAGCTCAATTCGCTGACGCGCCAGGTCGGGGGCGACCTGGAGAGCTACGAGATAACCCGGGCCGCCAGGGCGATTCAGGAGTTTGTGATAGAGGACCTAAGTAATTGGTACATAAGAAAATGCAGGCGAAGATTCTGGAAATCCGAGCTCGGCCCGGACAAACTCGGAGCCTACGAGACTCTTTACGGCGTCCTCAACAACGTTGCCAGGCTGATCGCGCCAATCGCGCCTTTTGTGAGCGAGGAGATTCACCAGAAGATCGCGCGCAAGGGGAACACGTCGGTTCCCGAGAGTGTTCACCTTTGTGATTTTCCTCAATTCGACGAGAGCGCCATTGACAGCGCCCTCGAAGAGAAGATGCGCGCCGTTATGGACATCATCTCCCTCGGAAGGGCACTGAGAAACGCCGCCAGGAGAGAAATCCGCGGAAGGGCACTGAGGAACGATGCCAAGTTCAAGATCCGCCAGCCTCTGCGGGCAGTCTATGTCGTCGGGGCCAAGAGGGTGGCGGAAGAAGCGCTTGCCCAGTTCGGTGACCTTGTGAAGGAAGAACTCAACGTGAAAGAGGTGCGGATCGACAAGAATGTCCCGGAAAAAGCTCCCCAGGATGACAGAAGCGTGACTGAGTATGTCGCAAAGCCAAAATTCGAGGCTCTCGGCCCTCGTTTCGGTAAGAGGGTGAACGAGGTTGCGAAGGTCATCAAGTCTCTGGACCAGGAAGGGCTCCAGAGAATCCATTCCGGTGGAACGGTCGAGATAGAGACCTCGGAGGGAAAGGTGGTTCTTTCCTCCGCCGAGGTTGAGGTGACGGAGAAGAAGAAAGAGGGTTTGGAACTTGCCCTGGAATCTGCCGCGTTGCGCTGTCCGGTAGAGAGCGAGGAACAGCCTGTCTTTGGATGGGGTGACAGAGAAGGCACGTGGGGCGTTTGGCTGACGACGAAGATCACGGACGAGCTCAGGCGAGAGGGCACGGTTAGGGAATTCGTTCATCGGCTCCAGTCTCTGCGGAAAACGGCCGGGCTCGAAGTCTCTGACAGGATTGTCCTGTACTACGAAGCCGGTGCAAACCTGAGATCGATTCTTGAGGCCTCCAGAGACTACATAGCCAGCGAAGCCCTTGCCGAGAGTATCGAGCCCGCGCTGCCCGGGGACGTTGCCGGGATTGCTGACAAGCAGGCTAAGGCGATTGAAGGAGAGTCTCTTGCCGAGCGCGTAGAACCGGCGTTACCGAAGACCGAAGCCTCCGGAGGCTTCGCGCTGGAAGAATGGACCCTCGATGGAGAGAAAGTAAAGGTTGCGCTGAAAAAGGCCGAATAA
- a CDS encoding PTS sugar transporter subunit IIA has protein sequence MVENRADVFLRMIRSSQRGRLKVYLGYCAGVGKTYQMLQEGHRLKQEGIDVVIGLLETHGRVEIAKLAEGLEIVPRRSQEYRGVPVEEMDADAILARKPQVALIDELAHTNVPGGRNTKRYEDVQDVLAAGIHVVTTMNVQHLESLYDTVEKAVGVKVRERLPDSVLAEADQIVDVDLSTEDLQKRLAAGKIYPQERIEAALVNFFKISNLEKLRELTLRELASQIDLRRREILEDGSAATPDQVMVCLSSRGPNSEKLLRYASRLAGKLNRNWYAVYVQTPSEAATAIDARTQRLLSDTLTLAKQLGAMVFTYKGEDVADTVLRFAKEYRVGHIIVGRPIPKPFWRRLGKNRDVAGNLMKGARGVTVIVLDTREEEAPGGQPAIDVPEGMTPEKRAPAAEAQARKQSTLTGLLSPRRVVIWDQPVTKEVVLRTLAGSVWDSVWKDAGTGDAGVLFADVLKREEQGSTFLNEGVAFPHVRVKGLSTPVVALGLTKKGVSDVVTEKPVDVVFLILSPAETPEAQVQVLGVSSRAAQSRHLLHSLRLAHTSEDAITVIRDWEAANA, from the coding sequence ATGGTTGAGAACAGGGCAGACGTATTTCTCAGAATGATCCGCAGTTCCCAGCGCGGACGACTGAAGGTTTACCTGGGGTATTGTGCAGGAGTGGGAAAGACCTATCAGATGCTCCAGGAGGGTCATCGACTCAAGCAGGAAGGGATCGACGTGGTGATAGGGTTACTCGAAACACACGGTCGAGTCGAGATTGCCAAGCTTGCCGAGGGGCTGGAGATCGTTCCAAGACGCAGCCAAGAGTATCGCGGCGTTCCGGTGGAAGAGATGGACGCGGATGCAATCCTGGCCCGCAAGCCTCAAGTGGCTCTCATCGATGAACTGGCTCACACCAACGTTCCCGGTGGCAGGAACACCAAGAGATACGAGGACGTCCAGGACGTTCTCGCTGCCGGAATACACGTCGTCACGACAATGAACGTCCAGCATCTGGAAAGCCTTTACGACACCGTAGAGAAGGCAGTGGGAGTGAAGGTGCGCGAGCGCCTTCCCGATTCCGTGCTGGCCGAAGCCGACCAGATCGTTGACGTGGATCTGAGCACCGAGGATTTGCAGAAGCGTTTGGCGGCGGGGAAAATCTATCCTCAGGAGCGTATCGAGGCCGCTCTAGTCAATTTCTTCAAGATTTCGAATCTGGAGAAACTCCGCGAACTCACACTGAGAGAACTCGCCTCACAGATTGATTTGAGAAGGCGTGAGATCCTGGAAGACGGAAGTGCCGCCACTCCGGACCAGGTGATGGTCTGTCTGAGTTCGCGCGGTCCGAACTCCGAGAAACTGCTGCGCTATGCTTCGCGTCTCGCGGGAAAACTGAACCGAAATTGGTACGCGGTCTACGTTCAGACCCCCTCAGAGGCCGCCACCGCCATCGATGCTCGGACCCAGCGCCTTCTCTCCGACACGTTGACTCTGGCGAAACAGCTGGGCGCGATGGTTTTCACGTACAAGGGAGAGGACGTCGCAGACACCGTTCTCAGGTTCGCCAAGGAATATCGCGTCGGCCACATCATTGTAGGGAGGCCGATTCCCAAGCCCTTCTGGAGAAGACTGGGCAAGAACAGGGACGTGGCCGGGAATCTTATGAAGGGCGCAAGAGGAGTCACTGTCATTGTTCTTGATACCCGTGAAGAGGAAGCACCCGGCGGCCAGCCCGCGATCGACGTTCCGGAAGGAATGACGCCCGAGAAGAGAGCACCCGCGGCCGAGGCGCAGGCGAGGAAACAGTCGACACTGACCGGGCTCCTGTCGCCCCGACGCGTCGTCATCTGGGATCAACCTGTCACGAAAGAAGTGGTTCTCAGAACGCTCGCGGGGAGTGTCTGGGACAGTGTCTGGAAAGACGCCGGCACGGGAGACGCCGGGGTACTGTTTGCCGACGTATTGAAACGTGAAGAGCAGGGTTCGACTTTTCTCAACGAAGGTGTCGCCTTCCCGCACGTGCGCGTGAAAGGCCTGAGCACTCCGGTGGTGGCACTCGGATTGACGAAAAAGGGCGTTTCAGACGTGGTCACGGAGAAGCCCGTAGACGTAGTGTTCCTGATACTCTCTCCGGCCGAGACCCCCGAGGCGCAAGTTCAAGTCTTGGGCGTTTCCAGTCGGGCGGCTCAAAGCAGACATCTTCTTCACAGCCTGAGGCTCGCCCATACTTCCGAGGACGCGATAACCGTGATCCGCGATTGGGAAGCCGCAAACGCGTAG